The following coding sequences lie in one Vitis vinifera cultivar Pinot Noir 40024 chromosome 19, ASM3070453v1 genomic window:
- the LOC100264154 gene encoding uncharacterized protein LOC100264154 → MGKSGRDWTQIYAIYGMEEGQTLVFLLIHAIFFSFLSILFLLYFNPICYFFGSLALPAGAARFAAGFTGSVTAISAVCLFFAAGNMFYSSVGLHWDMAQRMVSAVNDWSTVKYALDVGCGRGILLNAVAMQLKKEGSSGRVVGLDRRKTTVSTLRTAGIEGVQEYVTCREGDARRLPFSDNYFDVVVSAVFVHRVGKEFGQRTAAAAAERMRVLGEVVRVLKPGGVGVVWDLVHVPEYVQRLQELRMEDIRVSERVTAFMVSSHIVSFRKPNHLLLGPGEVRLDWRCTNIC, encoded by the coding sequence ATGGGGAAATCTGGTAGAGATTGGACACAGATCTACGCAATCTACGGCATGGAGGAAGGCCAAACCCTAGTTTTCCTTCTAATCCACGCCATTTTCTTCTCATTCCTCTCCATCCTCTTCCTCCTCTACTTCAACCCAATCTGCTACTTCTTCGGATCACTCGCACTCCCTGCCGGAGCCGCCCGCTTCGCGGCCGGATTCACCGGCTCCGTCACGGCCATCTCCGCCGTCTGCCTCTTCTTTGCCGCCGGCAACATGTTCTACTCCTCCGTCGGTCTCCATTGGGACATGGCCCAGCGCATGGTCAGCGCGGTCAACGACTGGTCAACAGTGAAGTACGCCCTCGACGTCGGCTGCGGCCGCGGCATCCTCCTCAACGCCGTCGCCATGCAGCTGAAAAAGGAGGGAAGCTCGGGGCGCGTCGTGGGGCTGGACCGCCGGAAGACCACGGTTTCCACACTCCGCACCGCCGGGATCGAGGGGGTGCAGGAGTACGTGACGTGCCGAGAAGGCGACGCGCGTCGGCTGCCGTTCTCCGACAATTACTTCGACGTGGTGGTGTCGGCAGTGTTCGTGCACAGGGTGGGGAAGGAGTTCGGGCAGCGGACTGCCGCTGCCGCCGCGGAGAGGATGAGGGTGTTGGGGGAGGTGGTGAGGGTGTTGAAGCCAGGTGGGGTAGGAGTGGTGTGGGACCTGGTACACGTGCCGGAGTACGTGCAGAGACTCCAGGAATTGAGAATGGAGGACATCAGGGTCTCCGAGCGCGTTACCGCCTTCATGGTTAGCAGTCACATTGTCTCCTTCCGGAAGCCCAATCACCTGCTCCTGGGTCCAGGGGAGGTCAGGCTGGACTGGAGATGCACCAACATTTGTTGA
- the LOC104877516 gene encoding uncharacterized protein LOC104877516, producing MSVVKAILSHSIEDAFNVVETLYTEVRVSHARLFINLGQLQWRDLFLEGDDGEASRFYEEHIAQLVAPSFEDEWSEFVERSIEAGIGGPVTSIVKERPLVKMVIDELEAMTAMDDLPEKKG from the exons ATGTCTGTTGTAAAGGCAATACTATCTCACAGCATTGAGGATGCCTTTAATGTTGTTGAAACTTTGTATACTGAG GTACGCGTCTCACATGCACGACTGTTTATCAATTTGGGACAATTGCAATGGAGGGACCTATTTCTTGAGGGAGACGACGGAGAAGCTTCACGCTTTTACGAGGAGCATATTGCACAGTTGGTTGCA CCTAGTTTCGAAGACGAATGGTCGGAATTTGTTGAGAGGTCCATTGAAGCTGGTATTGGTGGTCCTGTCACATCAATCGTGAAAGAAAGGCCGCTTGTGAAGATGGTTATTGATGAGCTCGAGGCAATGACAGCTATGGATGATCTTCCTGAAAAGAAAGGTTAA